Proteins from one Robertmurraya sp. FSL R5-0851 genomic window:
- a CDS encoding reverse transcriptase domain-containing protein translates to METKLLRIAELAKSQPKMKFTSLAHLLNEQSLTQCHHGLPNRKATGVNGTTKDQYSENLEENITDLVSRLKNKSYRPVPVRRMYIPKLNSDKKRPLGIPEHEDKIVQKGITKILNSIYENDFLDCSFGFRPNRNCHDALKILNLYIEKRAVSYVVDVDIKGFFDNVDHRWMMEFLKLRIADPNLLRIISRFLKGGYMEEGKKYNTDNGTPQGGLC, encoded by the coding sequence ATGGAAACAAAACTACTAAGGATAGCAGAATTAGCAAAGTCTCAACCTAAAATGAAATTTACATCACTTGCCCATTTATTAAATGAGCAATCACTAACACAGTGTCATCATGGACTACCAAATAGAAAGGCAACGGGTGTTAACGGAACGACTAAGGACCAATACAGCGAAAACTTGGAAGAAAACATAACTGATTTGGTAAGTAGGCTTAAAAATAAAAGCTATCGTCCTGTTCCAGTAAGACGAATGTATATCCCAAAGCTCAACTCAGACAAGAAAAGACCGTTGGGAATACCGGAACATGAGGATAAAATTGTACAAAAAGGCATTACCAAAATACTAAATTCTATCTATGAAAATGACTTCCTAGACTGTTCATTTGGATTTCGCCCTAACAGAAACTGTCATGATGCGCTGAAAATACTGAATCTGTATATTGAAAAGAGAGCAGTAAGTTATGTAGTAGATGTAGATATTAAAGGTTTCTTTGACAACGTTGATCACAGATGGATGATGGAGTTTCTAAAACTCCGAATCGCTGACCCTAACCTACTGAGAATAATCAGCAGGTTTCTTAAAGGTGGATACATGGAGGAAGGTAAGAAGTATAATACAGACAATGGTACACCGCAAGGTGGTTTATGCTAA
- a CDS encoding Cof-type HAD-IIB family hydrolase produces MNKKVVFFDLDGTLLNKEKKLLESSKIAIKKLQENNILPVIATGRTPAKVQWVFDELNIDSYVAINGQYVVYEGKEIHKEQLDTKFLHDITQFTTSNKHALAYVSLSDVKSSIENHPYIKNVYEPHHMPYPSFGPNHYHTNPIYQLLLFCQDPDQTLYQERYGDKKFVRWHPFVLDVLPNGVSKATGITKFLEIAGIQKENTYAFGDDINDIEMFSLVGSTVAMRNAIPELKRISDFVTSSNEEDGILNGLKTLQLI; encoded by the coding sequence ATGAATAAAAAAGTGGTCTTTTTTGACCTGGATGGAACGTTATTAAATAAGGAAAAAAAGTTGCTTGAATCCTCAAAAATAGCTATTAAAAAACTTCAAGAGAATAATATCTTGCCAGTAATTGCAACAGGTAGAACACCTGCGAAAGTTCAGTGGGTATTTGACGAATTAAATATTGATTCCTATGTAGCAATCAATGGTCAATACGTTGTATACGAAGGTAAAGAGATCCACAAGGAACAACTTGATACTAAATTTCTACATGATATTACGCAATTTACCACAAGCAACAAACATGCGTTGGCCTATGTTAGTTTATCAGATGTAAAATCTAGCATTGAAAATCATCCTTATATTAAAAATGTTTATGAACCACATCATATGCCCTATCCTTCTTTTGGTCCAAATCATTATCATACCAATCCTATTTACCAACTGTTACTGTTTTGTCAGGATCCAGATCAAACTTTGTATCAAGAAAGATATGGAGATAAGAAGTTTGTTCGCTGGCACCCTTTTGTGCTGGATGTTCTACCAAATGGCGTGTCAAAAGCCACGGGGATTACGAAGTTTCTTGAAATAGCAGGAATTCAAAAGGAAAACACCTATGCCTTTGGAGATGACATTAACGATATTGAAATGTTTTCTTTGGTTGGATCAACTGTTGCAATGAGGAATGCCATTCCTGAACTAAAAAGAATTAGTGATTTTGTTACTTCTTCTAACGAAGAAGATGGAATACTAAATGGACTAAAAACACTACAGCTTATTTAA
- a CDS encoding SPL family radical SAM protein, which translates to MDIIINKITSRKILTEAKGYLDIGFTHSLNPYSGCAFACKYCYVREMPIQKFKEMPWGDWLDIKSNAAENYRKEIIKLRKKEAPINIFMASATDPYQPIERKARITRGILEEMIENPPDFLQIQTRGLLIIRDLELLVKLKEKCRVLVSMTIETDREDIKRIFAPYAPGIRLRLKALKQIHDAGIPTQASISPVLPFTPEFPKLLEGMVDHIWIDTLSIGDGSMGKRSERLGMPDLFDEHELSEWYRSDIHARVEKYFQKYFPRDMVRVSKQEAFPHKN; encoded by the coding sequence ATGGATATAATCATAAACAAAATTACTTCTAGAAAAATCCTTACTGAAGCAAAGGGTTACTTGGATATTGGATTTACCCATTCTTTAAATCCGTATAGTGGTTGTGCATTTGCTTGTAAATACTGCTACGTAAGAGAAATGCCTATACAAAAGTTCAAAGAAATGCCATGGGGAGATTGGCTGGACATAAAATCAAATGCCGCAGAGAATTACAGAAAAGAAATCATCAAACTTCGTAAGAAAGAAGCTCCAATAAATATCTTCATGGCTTCTGCAACGGATCCATATCAGCCCATTGAACGGAAGGCTCGAATTACCAGGGGGATATTAGAAGAAATGATCGAAAATCCTCCTGATTTCCTTCAAATTCAAACTAGAGGACTACTTATCATAAGGGACCTCGAACTGTTAGTAAAACTAAAAGAAAAGTGTAGAGTCTTAGTGTCGATGACCATCGAGACTGATAGAGAGGATATAAAGCGAATCTTTGCTCCGTATGCGCCAGGAATCCGATTACGGTTAAAAGCTCTAAAACAAATTCATGATGCAGGAATACCCACACAGGCCTCAATTTCCCCTGTTTTGCCATTTACACCTGAATTTCCCAAATTATTGGAAGGGATGGTGGACCATATTTGGATTGACACCCTTAGTATTGGAGATGGTTCTATGGGAAAACGTTCAGAAAGGCTAGGTATGCCTGACCTATTTGATGAGCATGAACTATCAGAATGGTACCGTTCGGATATACATGCCAGAGTGGAGAAATATTTTCAGAAATACTTTCCTAGAGATATGGTTCGAGTTTCTAAGCAAGAAGCATTTCCACATAAAAACTAA
- a CDS encoding ABC transporter permease, which yields MIEYAINYPDKLGSALLEHMVIVSVTLLISLVVASILTILCVHSRVLSKMVIYSFSVIYSIPSLAAFALLIPITGLGQITAIIVLVIYNQYLLLRNFMTGLDEVDPTITEAAVGIGMSNMQVLFKIKLPLSKKAIFTGIRLATVSTIGIATIAATINAGGLGNILFDGLRTVNTDKILWGSLLAAFLAVGSNDLLSRMEKRI from the coding sequence TTGATAGAATATGCTATCAATTATCCAGATAAACTAGGAAGTGCCTTATTAGAACATATGGTCATTGTGAGCGTTACTTTATTAATTTCATTAGTAGTAGCATCTATTTTGACCATTCTCTGTGTCCATTCAAGAGTACTATCTAAAATGGTCATTTATTCGTTTTCCGTTATTTATTCCATTCCTAGTCTAGCAGCTTTTGCTTTGTTAATCCCTATAACAGGCTTAGGACAAATAACGGCTATCATTGTTTTAGTCATATACAATCAGTATCTATTATTACGAAATTTTATGACTGGATTGGATGAAGTGGATCCCACCATCACTGAAGCAGCAGTTGGAATAGGGATGAGCAATATGCAGGTATTGTTTAAAATTAAACTTCCATTATCGAAGAAAGCCATATTTACAGGTATTCGTCTGGCAACTGTCTCTACGATAGGAATTGCAACGATTGCTGCTACCATCAATGCAGGTGGGTTAGGAAATATTTTATTTGATGGCCTTAGAACAGTAAATACGGATAAGATCTTGTGGGGCAGTTTATTAGCAGCGTTTCTAGCAGTTGGTTCCAATGACTTATTAAGTAGAATGGAAAAAAGAATCTAA
- a CDS encoding ABC transporter ATP-binding protein gives MAQVAIEMTNVRKKFKHATSNAVDHVSLTIEEGEFITILGSSGSGKTTLLKMINRLYDPDSGSIKLFNEDISNVNPVMLRREIGYVIQQVGLFPHLTIAENIATVPKLLKWSKRDTVERINELLTLVGLEPSEFKDRYPSQLSGGQQQRVGLARALAIHPNIMLLDEPFGAIDAITRLNLQDELLRIHGGLKKTFLLVTHDINEAFKLGTKVIIMNNGRVCQFDTPRNIVANPANDFVSSLITSSRNQESFWEGLL, from the coding sequence ATGGCTCAAGTAGCAATTGAAATGACGAACGTAAGAAAAAAATTTAAACATGCCACTTCTAATGCGGTCGATCATGTTAGCCTCACCATAGAAGAGGGGGAGTTTATCACAATATTAGGTTCATCAGGGTCTGGAAAAACGACTTTGTTAAAAATGATTAATCGGTTATATGATCCTGATAGTGGTTCTATAAAGTTATTTAATGAAGACATTTCAAATGTAAATCCAGTTATGTTAAGAAGGGAAATAGGGTACGTTATTCAGCAAGTAGGATTATTCCCTCACTTAACTATAGCCGAAAATATTGCTACCGTTCCAAAACTATTAAAATGGAGTAAACGGGATACAGTAGAGAGAATAAATGAATTGTTAACTCTTGTAGGACTAGAACCAAGCGAGTTTAAAGATAGATACCCATCCCAATTATCAGGAGGACAACAACAAAGGGTCGGACTGGCAAGAGCATTGGCTATTCATCCAAATATCATGCTATTGGATGAACCTTTTGGAGCCATTGATGCGATTACTCGGTTGAATCTACAGGATGAACTTTTACGAATTCACGGGGGATTGAAAAAGACTTTCCTACTTGTAACCCATGATATTAACGAGGCGTTCAAATTGGGGACAAAGGTTATTATTATGAACAATGGAAGGGTATGTCAGTTTGATACACCAAGAAATATTGTAGCTAATCCTGCAAATGACTTTGTTTCTTCTCTCATTACATCGTCAAGAAACCAGGAGAGTTTCTGGGAGGGGTTGCTTTGA
- a CDS encoding glycine betaine ABC transporter substrate-binding protein, which produces MEIGMKKFLVGIIGIALTLGLVACGNSEGGSIGSGEKTIRVGTKDFTENLIAGELYSLALEDAGYEVERVPNIAGSVIHTSLINDEIDMYPEYTGTGLLTILKKDLITDPEEVYKTVKTEYDKQFDVTWLDYSQANDGAGLVIRTDISKKYGITTITDLQKHASKLRFASQGEVDQREDGIPALEKVYGKFDWKSSKVYDNGLKYEVLRNNEADVAPAYTTEGQLVNTDEFTLLEDDKRVWPPYNLAPVIRNQVLEANPEIADVINKVSATLDTKTITALNAKVDVDKEEYEEVAKEYYESIK; this is translated from the coding sequence ATGGAAATAGGAATGAAAAAATTTCTTGTCGGAATTATTGGGATTGCTTTAACACTCGGATTAGTTGCTTGTGGCAATAGTGAGGGAGGCAGTATTGGTAGTGGAGAAAAAACCATACGTGTAGGAACAAAAGATTTTACAGAAAACTTAATCGCAGGAGAATTATATTCCTTAGCACTTGAAGATGCAGGTTATGAGGTCGAACGAGTTCCGAATATTGCTGGTTCTGTGATTCATACATCACTTATCAATGATGAAATAGATATGTATCCTGAATATACGGGTACAGGACTATTAACCATTTTAAAAAAGGATTTAATTACTGATCCAGAGGAAGTTTATAAAACGGTAAAAACGGAATATGATAAGCAGTTTGATGTGACTTGGTTAGATTATTCTCAAGCTAATGATGGTGCAGGTTTAGTTATTCGAACAGATATATCAAAAAAGTATGGAATTACAACAATTACAGATTTACAGAAACACGCTAGTAAACTAAGATTTGCTTCACAAGGAGAAGTGGATCAAAGAGAGGATGGCATTCCTGCGTTAGAAAAGGTTTATGGGAAATTTGATTGGAAATCTTCCAAGGTTTACGATAATGGATTGAAATATGAAGTATTAAGAAACAATGAAGCAGATGTAGCTCCTGCCTATACCACAGAGGGTCAATTAGTAAATACAGATGAATTTACTCTATTAGAAGATGATAAGAGAGTATGGCCACCTTATAATTTAGCTCCTGTTATCCGCAATCAAGTATTGGAAGCAAATCCAGAAATTGCAGATGTCATAAATAAGGTAAGTGCCACACTTGATACAAAAACCATAACAGCATTAAATGCCAAAGTTGATGTTGATAAAGAAGAATATGAAGAAGTAGCAAAAGAGTATTATGAATCAATCAAATAA
- a CDS encoding ABC transporter permease, whose translation MNSNIWFQIIDYFNGNFETFLIALREHLEISILTLIIAMMIGIPGGYLCAKHRFMEKYFISIFQVLRIIPSLAILFLFVPIIGTGIKPAIIALTLLAIPPILMNTIVGIKEVPGFMLETAHGLGMSNKQVLRRVTFPLAMPLILAGVKMAMIEVIASPTLAAKIGAGGLGGIIFTGLGLNRMDLLIVGGVSVGMVSILAGVFLDIIERSLLKFKYVK comes from the coding sequence TTGAATAGTAATATATGGTTTCAAATAATAGATTACTTTAATGGTAATTTTGAGACTTTTCTAATTGCTTTAAGAGAACATCTAGAGATTAGTATATTGACATTGATCATTGCAATGATGATTGGAATTCCAGGAGGGTACTTATGTGCCAAGCATAGATTCATGGAGAAATACTTTATTTCAATCTTTCAGGTATTAAGAATTATACCAAGCTTAGCTATTTTATTTTTATTCGTTCCGATCATTGGCACGGGAATTAAACCTGCAATCATTGCTCTAACTTTGTTAGCTATCCCTCCTATCTTAATGAATACCATAGTTGGTATAAAAGAGGTTCCAGGATTTATGTTAGAAACGGCTCATGGTTTGGGCATGTCAAATAAGCAGGTGTTAAGGAGGGTTACATTTCCTTTAGCTATGCCTTTAATCTTAGCTGGTGTAAAAATGGCAATGATTGAAGTTATTGCCAGTCCCACACTGGCAGCAAAGATAGGCGCAGGTGGGCTTGGTGGAATTATTTTTACTGGCTTAGGTTTAAATCGTATGGATTTGCTTATCGTCGGTGGAGTCTCTGTTGGAATGGTTTCTATTTTAGCGGGGGTCTTTCTAGATATTATCGAAAGAAGTCTATTGAAATTCAAATATGTTAAATAA
- a CDS encoding zinc-binding alcohol dehydrogenase family protein: MKAVVLEKACTAQELLVREVPLPKAKSGWVLVKIKAFGINRSEIYTRQGHSPSVKLPRIIGIECAGEIADPSDSSFKNGQRVVSLMGGLGREFDGGYAEYALIPSTQIYPINNKMDWVKLAAIPEMYYTAYASLFDVLMLTRGDTLLIRGGTSSVGLAALQLAKSIGTTVISTTRNKEKVELLKQYGADIVLLDDGCMQHQLHASFPHGVNKILELVGTVTLKDSLRLLGEKGVLCMAGLLGNEWELNHFEPMIDIPSGRYFTQFDSGVNFKKTLLTDLFQHIDQHQIEVPIAKVFTLEEISQAHLLMESNSANGKIVIVNP, translated from the coding sequence GTGAAAGCTGTTGTATTAGAAAAAGCTTGTACTGCTCAGGAATTACTTGTACGAGAAGTGCCATTGCCAAAAGCAAAATCAGGTTGGGTTTTGGTGAAAATAAAAGCCTTTGGAATTAACCGTTCCGAAATCTATACGAGACAAGGTCACTCACCATCTGTGAAGTTACCACGAATAATTGGTATAGAATGCGCGGGAGAAATTGCTGATCCCTCCGATAGTTCATTCAAAAACGGACAGAGGGTTGTTTCATTAATGGGAGGGCTTGGACGTGAATTTGATGGAGGATATGCGGAATATGCACTTATTCCTTCCACTCAAATTTACCCAATCAACAATAAAATGGACTGGGTAAAACTAGCGGCTATTCCAGAAATGTACTATACAGCTTATGCCTCGTTATTTGATGTGTTAATGCTAACAAGAGGGGACACCCTTCTCATACGGGGAGGTACCAGTTCGGTAGGATTGGCTGCATTACAGCTAGCCAAAAGTATCGGAACGACGGTTATTTCCACCACCCGAAATAAAGAAAAGGTGGAATTGCTAAAACAATATGGTGCTGACATTGTCTTATTGGATGACGGATGTATGCAACACCAACTACACGCCTCTTTTCCTCATGGTGTAAACAAAATATTAGAACTAGTTGGTACGGTCACTTTAAAGGATTCATTGAGATTGCTTGGAGAAAAAGGTGTTCTTTGTATGGCAGGACTTTTAGGAAACGAATGGGAATTGAATCATTTTGAACCTATGATAGATATTCCTTCTGGTAGATATTTCACCCAGTTTGACAGCGGAGTAAATTTTAAGAAGACATTGCTAACGGATTTATTTCAACATATTGACCAGCATCAAATTGAAGTACCTATTGCAAAGGTGTTTACCTTAGAGGAAATTAGCCAGGCTCACCTCCTTATGGAAAGTAATAGTGCCAATGGCAAAATAGTAATTGTGAATCCTTAA
- a CDS encoding MarR family winged helix-turn-helix transcriptional regulator, with amino-acid sequence MSIYNIIMIKYDAASKIGKIRDAANKLILSEIEKHGVEGIAPSHGDILMCLYKKNGLSVKELAEKIHRTQPTVTVLIDKLVKLGYVEKRKNQEDSRVTIITLTEMGKQLEPIFKDVSRKLNQVIYGSLSVSEKEQLEQLLDRILKSF; translated from the coding sequence ATGTCTATATATAATATTATCATGATAAAATATGATGCAGCTTCAAAGATTGGGAAAATAAGAGACGCAGCCAACAAGTTAATTCTGTCGGAGATTGAGAAGCATGGAGTGGAAGGTATAGCCCCTTCTCATGGTGATATATTAATGTGTCTCTACAAGAAAAATGGATTATCCGTAAAGGAGCTGGCGGAGAAAATTCATCGCACTCAACCAACAGTAACTGTTCTGATTGATAAGTTAGTAAAATTGGGTTATGTAGAAAAAAGAAAAAATCAGGAGGATAGTAGAGTAACAATTATCACACTTACTGAAATGGGTAAACAATTGGAACCTATTTTTAAGGATGTTTCTAGGAAATTAAACCAAGTAATTTACGGCAGTTTATCTGTTTCTGAAAAGGAGCAATTGGAACAATTGCTAGATAGAATATTAAAAAGTTTTTAA
- a CDS encoding DUF7878 domain-containing protein, whose amino-acid sequence MDKLSSKVELTYQFTSDGNSIPNELKNSPSVALRIEGILTIKINNTLYFQEDIALLEFYLYLLRWEQLINKGNYSQEFKFYSLEFDEGEPIISLIPFGSSARLKTIWEVNKVYNVFELDYIVNELIKLKERLGNDIEKHFSVRLQTFIGKVPLKNL is encoded by the coding sequence ATGGACAAGTTATCCAGTAAAGTAGAATTAACTTACCAGTTTACAAGTGATGGTAATTCAATACCTAATGAGTTAAAAAATTCACCCTCTGTAGCTTTAAGAATCGAGGGGATATTAACGATTAAAATTAATAATACACTTTATTTCCAAGAGGACATTGCCTTGCTAGAGTTTTATTTATACCTGTTAAGATGGGAGCAGTTAATAAATAAAGGGAATTACAGTCAAGAATTTAAATTTTATTCTTTGGAATTCGATGAAGGTGAACCGATTATATCATTAATACCTTTCGGAAGTAGTGCAAGGTTAAAAACAATCTGGGAAGTTAATAAAGTTTATAATGTATTTGAATTAGATTATATTGTTAATGAGTTAATCAAACTAAAAGAAAGACTCGGCAATGATATTGAGAAACACTTCTCTGTTCGGTTACAAACATTTATAGGGAAAGTTCCTTTAAAAAATTTATAG
- a CDS encoding DUF4279 domain-containing protein, with product MGTTNLYCTLTFRSDTEKFNLSEFENKVRLYKKRSWKIGDLQHPEYEESARVDSSAVIKSDTSHNSDGTEVISEFFKYLILKKEEIMNLTQQYKASLYFDIVINLESDDSPVVSLNQEHLCYLTEIGASLNYSVYDYK from the coding sequence ATGGGAACTACAAATTTATACTGCACTCTAACATTTCGTAGTGATACTGAGAAATTTAATTTAAGTGAGTTTGAAAATAAGGTTCGACTATATAAAAAACGGTCCTGGAAAATCGGAGATCTTCAACATCCAGAATATGAAGAATCTGCACGTGTAGATAGTTCAGCTGTTATAAAATCGGATACATCCCATAATTCTGATGGTACGGAGGTAATATCAGAATTCTTCAAATATTTAATTCTTAAAAAAGAAGAGATAATGAATCTGACACAGCAGTATAAAGCTTCACTATATTTTGATATTGTCATAAATTTAGAATCTGATGATTCACCTGTGGTGTCCTTAAATCAAGAGCATTTATGTTACTTAACTGAGATAGGTGCCTCTTTAAATTATTCGGTTTATGACTATAAATAA
- a CDS encoding SAR2788 family putative toxin yields the protein MNRKYFKSFILLIVFALFISTVPANFASAEETTEDIVNTDELIEEEFDNTDITSNSYDNYNEVHDLQIEVDTEVEAEAEISLDYSTNEGHLSGTFVDENGIEQNENYEIKIDGEEWLLINTVTNETFTVSDTEISASVWWIPVLILVAKIGKLAAKAKKLNVDDALKKIPKNTVKMGDKELKKIVGDVHEFKGEYVPSGTPVSHFNVYKDKDTGRLWLFENQGAKRKIPTYEVVK from the coding sequence ATGAATCGTAAATATTTTAAGAGTTTTATTTTATTAATAGTTTTCGCTCTCTTTATTTCGACAGTTCCAGCTAACTTTGCGTCAGCGGAAGAGACTACAGAAGATATAGTTAATACCGATGAATTGATAGAGGAAGAATTTGATAATACAGATATTACATCTAATAGCTATGACAATTATAATGAAGTTCATGACCTTCAAATTGAGGTGGATACAGAGGTTGAAGCTGAAGCTGAAATATCGCTAGATTACTCAACAAACGAAGGCCACTTAAGTGGAACTTTTGTTGATGAGAATGGCATTGAACAAAATGAAAATTATGAAATTAAAATTGACGGAGAAGAGTGGCTGTTAATAAACACAGTTACAAATGAAACATTTACAGTAAGTGATACAGAAATTAGTGCATCAGTATGGTGGATTCCTGTATTAATCTTAGTGGCGAAAATTGGAAAGTTGGCAGCGAAAGCAAAAAAACTAAATGTAGATGATGCTTTAAAGAAAATTCCCAAAAATACTGTAAAAATGGGTGACAAAGAATTAAAGAAAATTGTTGGGGATGTTCATGAGTTTAAAGGCGAATACGTACCAAGTGGTACGCCTGTTTCTCACTTTAATGTATATAAAGATAAGGATACAGGAAGATTATGGCTCTTTGAAAATCAAGGTGCAAAAAGGAAAATCCCTACATACGAAGTAGTTAAATAA
- a CDS encoding S8 family peptidase, which translates to MNKPLLIILSTLVILLTFFILTNLPPSNIEVNSDSSIIKVAILDSGINNDLQTNSFNVVKEFNTFDSSSNVNDDFGHGTAIASILIDVPQNEKIQVYDIKVLNEKGTGDVKNLIAGIEWAMEETVDVINVSLGLHKDNQMLEDVIKKALQKDIIVVASSGNNHGLFIDYPARYKGVISVSSLKNNNEKVFSSESGKIDLVDYGMDIEAINNNGKTENFSGTSFATANATRKIIALILAGEIPKSNNELISNIEENTIDLGAKGKDEKFGFGLLKELN; encoded by the coding sequence ATGAATAAACCGTTATTAATTATTTTATCTACGTTAGTAATTCTTCTAACATTTTTTATCTTAACCAACTTACCACCAAGTAATATTGAAGTGAATTCTGATAGTTCCATTATTAAAGTAGCTATTCTTGACAGTGGAATAAATAATGACCTACAAACAAATTCCTTTAATGTTGTAAAAGAATTTAATACTTTTGATTCTAGTTCAAATGTTAATGATGATTTTGGGCATGGAACTGCTATTGCCTCAATACTAATTGATGTTCCTCAAAACGAAAAAATACAAGTTTATGATATAAAAGTGTTAAATGAAAAAGGAACAGGTGATGTAAAAAATCTTATTGCAGGAATTGAATGGGCAATGGAAGAAACGGTAGACGTTATTAATGTAAGTTTGGGTTTACATAAGGATAATCAAATGTTAGAGGATGTAATCAAGAAGGCTTTGCAGAAAGACATAATAGTCGTTGCATCATCTGGAAATAATCACGGTCTTTTCATAGATTATCCGGCAAGGTATAAAGGAGTAATTTCTGTATCTTCGTTAAAAAACAATAATGAAAAAGTTTTTAGTAGCGAATCTGGAAAGATTGATTTAGTTGATTATGGAATGGATATTGAAGCCATTAATAATAATGGTAAAACAGAAAATTTTTCAGGCACTTCCTTTGCTACTGCTAATGCAACAAGAAAAATAATTGCATTAATCTTGGCAGGAGAAATCCCTAAGTCAAATAATGAATTAATCTCGAATATAGAAGAAAATACAATCGATTTAGGTGCGAAGGGAAAGGATGAAAAATTTGGATTTGGATTATTAAAAGAATTAAACTAA
- a CDS encoding Mrp/NBP35 family ATP-binding protein, translating to MLSGSVISVISGKGGVGKSTVSANLAVALRRMGMNVALIDFDIYGSSIPSMMNISHGPKSMNNKIIPVESHGVKIMSMGFIVQNNDPVVWRGPMLGKVIDQFINEVIWGELDYVVIDMPPGTGDVAMDVNRLIPSSHQILVTTPHPTASHVAERAGKMAFQNNHKILGIVENMSFFQPPNLDIKYYLFGRGGSEQLATKLGTNLIAQMPIFEPKEDDFEPSIFRKGSLLFDKYTDLAKIVDESMA from the coding sequence GTGTTATCAGGGTCAGTTATTTCCGTTATTTCAGGTAAGGGAGGTGTCGGTAAATCTACCGTATCCGCCAATTTAGCCGTCGCCTTAAGAAGGATGGGTATGAACGTTGCGTTAATCGATTTTGATATTTATGGAAGTTCTATCCCTAGTATGATGAATATTAGCCATGGACCCAAATCTATGAATAATAAGATTATCCCCGTTGAATCCCATGGTGTTAAAATTATGTCAATGGGTTTTATTGTTCAAAATAATGATCCTGTCGTATGGAGAGGACCCATGCTTGGAAAAGTGATCGACCAATTTATTAATGAAGTGATTTGGGGAGAATTAGATTATGTTGTTATAGACATGCCTCCTGGAACGGGTGATGTAGCAATGGATGTGAATCGTCTCATTCCATCTTCACACCAAATCCTCGTCACGACACCACACCCTACCGCTTCACATGTGGCTGAGCGAGCTGGAAAAATGGCCTTTCAAAACAACCATAAGATATTAGGAATTGTGGAAAATATGTCTTTCTTTCAACCACCCAATCTAGATATAAAATATTATCTTTTTGGAAGAGGTGGATCCGAACAACTGGCAACTAAATTAGGAACGAATCTAATAGCTCAAATGCCGATTTTCGAACCAAAGGAAGATGATTTTGAACCTTCCATTTTTCGAAAAGGATCCTTACTTTTTGATAAATACACCGATTTAGCAAAAATAGTAGATGAATCTATGGCATAA
- a CDS encoding globin domain-containing protein yields the protein MNKGTSDDKISAIVKDFFHHITIDDKLKEFFSQFDQKRIEHHPSTFYSHSFGDETYSREEISKAHQHMNIDGEHFESMIDHFIQSLHSQGFGEEDKQKAKEHLLSYKNEVLGNTQH from the coding sequence ATGAACAAGGGAACCAGCGATGATAAAATTTCAGCCATTGTGAAAGATTTTTTTCATCACATTACCATTGATGATAAATTAAAAGAGTTCTTTAGCCAATTCGATCAAAAAAGAATTGAACACCATCCGAGTACATTCTATTCGCATTCATTTGGTGATGAAACGTATAGTCGAGAAGAAATTTCTAAAGCGCATCAACACATGAATATAGATGGAGAGCATTTTGAGTCAATGATTGATCATTTTATTCAATCTCTTCACTCACAAGGATTTGGAGAGGAAGATAAACAAAAAGCCAAGGAACACTTATTAAGCTATAAGAATGAGGTATTAGGGAACACACAGCATTGA